The window AGTAAGACCCAATAGAGATCTTCGTAAGCAAGGTCTTTATCGGAATAAAGGTTCCGCTCTAAATAGCGTCTAAAATAGGTTTTTTCTTTAGCAGTTGGTAACCGGGACAAGACATTGAGATAGATATACTCCATCCGTTCCATCGGTTCGCGCCATTTTCCTAATACGTAATTTATAAAACTACCGAGCTCTTCGTGATTCGTGCTATCATTCACCATGTTCCCATTAATCATCATAAGTGCTTGAGGGATGGTTCCATTGAATGCTTCGATCTCTTCCATTTCACCGTTGTCAAGTAGGAAGATAAACTTTTTGAGATGCTCGCGTTTCATCCGCTCAAGTTGACGCAGCAGGTCCTGTCTCTTTTTCCTATTTTTCTTCTTCATACCTTCCATTCTGACTTGTTGAAGTCTTTCAAAACCGGTGGCTTGTAGCAGAGAAGAGAAGAACTGTTCGGCACTTAAAGGTTTCACATAGGCATGCGAGTAATAGAGCTGATCGTTTTTGTTACTCTCAATCGTTTGGGACGTGCGTTGATACGTTTCTGAATTCAAGATAGTCCGCATTAAGTGTTGTAAGTCATAGCCGTGAATGACAAAATCATTCGCGAGCCACTTCAAGAGTTCAGGATTGGTAGGTTGGTTTTCTTCTCCAAACCCATCAACCGGTTCGACAAAAGCGCGCCCCATAAAATGCTTCCAGATGCGATTCACGATTGCTTGACTAAAATAGGGGTTTGACTTATCAGTCATCCATTGCGCGAGTGCTCCCCGTTTTTTCAGGAGTGAGCCTTTGTATTCTGTCCCATCTAAGAAGCGCGGGTGGACTTGTGTTCCAAGGCTTTCCACCCAAATAGTCTCTTCTGGTTTGTCAGTAATAAGATAATTCCTGATTTTCATCTTATTACCTATCATATCTATGCCGTCGATGTATTTCTTTCGCTCACTCTTAATACCGGTGAAGAAAGCAGCAATGCCGTAATAATCCGCTTGGGTCCATATTTCCGTTTTATGATCGTGACACTCGGCACACTGCATAGGAAGACCTAAAAACAAACGCGAGGCATGTGAGGTCAGAGAGGGCGGCGAGTGCCTGTAACGCAGGATATAGTTTACTGCACCGTTGTTCCGTAATTCGCCATCAGCTGTGATGAGTTCTTGGACAAACCGGTTATAGGGTATATTGTTTGTTAGTTCCTCTCGGACCCAAAGCGTTAAGCCAACGCGGTGACTGTCTCTATCGCCACGCCTACCGATTAACCAGTTTATCCATAACTCTGTCCAATAGTCAAAGTAAGCATCGCTGATCAGCAGCTGCTCGATCTTTCTTTGACGTTTGTTTGAAGAACCGTCCTTGAGAAAATCCAAAACCTCATCGGGGGTTGGGATCTTTCCGGTCAAGTCGAGATAAACTCGGCGCAAAAACTCGGCATCGTCCGACCTCTTTGAGGGTTGAATACCTTTCCTTTTAAGCGTGGCGTTGATATACCTATCGAGGTGTTTTGTGCTTGATGGAATCTGCCGTATCGGTGCAACCGAAGTCTTGGTGCAACTGAGCGTCAAACAGGTAAAAACGAATAGGAAAAGTGAGGATACACCAAGATAGGTTTTCACGATAAACGGACCCTTGAACCTCGATTTTGATTAGGTTCAACCATCAGACTTACAAAGCGCATCTACTCCATCTACACGGAATTAAGTATCTAACTCCTCAGTAATTTAAGTTTAACCTATATATTCTGAAGACATCAAGGAAATCGGCAAAACCATGAAATAGCGGTTTGGTGATCGTTCCCACACAAGAATAGCGGAAAAGCGGGGATTAATTCCACCGAACGCCTGTCGGAATGATGCCGACATCTTCACCACGGCGCATCGCTTCCGCAGCGTCGAGGATACTCGCTAAATCGTGTTGTGGTTCAAAGTCTAACAGTGTTTTGATTTTGCTTAGATCGAACTCAAAATAGAGAGCTTGCGGGAGTTTCACATCAACAGAATCCATCTGGTAACGTTCACACAGATATGGAATAACCTCTTCATGTTTAAAGATGCCGTTTCCACCGAGTGTGAATTCTTCACCGACAGCCGCATCCTTTTCGATCCCTAAAACCAACCCTTGGACAATATCCCGGACATCTGTGAAATGCTCCTTGTAAGGACGTCCGTCAGAATTACGTTTGAGTATGAATTTTTCCTGTCCGTCCCAGAGGCTTTTGACGACATCTGCCGTCTCTAACTCAGCTGAATCATCGCCTGTATAATTCTTGTACCGATTGTGGATAGGACTAAAGACGAATTGCCTTGGCAAACCATCTTCGTTGAGGTATTCGCTCGGTTCAATGACGGTTGTGAAGCGGAAAACAGTTGAAGGCACACCATACTGGTGGTGATATGTCATGCACAATTCCTCGCCAATCCATTTCGTCAGAAAGTAGGGCATGTGATGGTATTTGGCAACCATGTCTTCGGTAATTAGCTCATTGAAAAGCCTACCTTTTTCGGTGAGTTCCCAATAAATCGCTTCGGTACAGGCATAGACGAGTCGATGAATGTTCGGGTTGACCTCGCGGATGCCTTCTAAAATATTGAGTGTTCCCATCCCATTGATTTCCAAGTATTGACGATTATCAAAGGGACCCCCGAACGCTGCGGCGATATGATAGATGGCATCTACGCCATCAACGGCTTTTTTGACATCCTCGTATTCGCGTAGGTCCCCAAGAACGGTTTCCACACGTTTCGTCCCGTCCCATCGTCCGACACGGTTGACATCCCCCGGATAGACAAAACTACGGATATCGTGTCCTTTTTCCAGTAACTTTTTGACAAGGTTCGACCCAATACGACCTGTGCCACCCGTGACTAAAATTTTCATTAATTTTTTCTCCTAAAATCCAACAATAGTAAAGCATACAATTACCTCAACGTTGCGACAGGGGTACAAAACTCGCCAGTGAGGTGGGTGGATCTGTTTCCTCCAGTAGCGTCTACACATTTCTTATCAACGGAATATAAGAAGTAGGGCTGCACTTTAGGTGGATGCAGCCCTGCTTTACAACTATCTTCGCAGAGCCGTGAACGATGTCCAGTCACTTACGGTTCAACGAAAGAGGTCGTTGTTAGGATTTTATCTCTGCCCACCTAACTGCTAATTTATCCCTTGGCTCTACAGAATATGCGGTGCTTATGAGCTTTATATTATCTATTGCCCACCACCAATCATTTTGAGCATCAATAACACCGAAACTAATAGTCATCTCAGCAGCACCGGTGGGGTTGTCGATGGGGATTTCTAACGTTTCGTTTATCTGTTCCCCATCGTTTATTTTTTCCTCTTTGAGCTTAAGGGTAGGAATGGTAACAAGGGTATGCGCGCCTGCGTCAATACCGACGCTCTCGAAGAGTAGAATTTGATCTTCCTTACCGCCGTCAAAACTTACGATTATTTCAGCAGTTTGGGTATCTTCAGGACGCCAACTCGAATCCAATGTTAAGACGAGCGATTTTGCGGCTGCGCCCTTGATTTTAATGGGTGGGGTAATTAAGTGTCCGTTCCAACGACTAAGAGCGTCAGGATCGCCATTTCCGCCCCAATCGTCCCACTCATCAGGGTCAGAAACAGCTCCTTTACCGACACCTTTGCCGTCATTATGGACTCCTGTGAACTCACTACGCCGCTGGTCTTCCGCTGTTCGTGTCCACCACTCAAGATCAACAATTGCCCACGTTCTCCACTCAGGCATCCCGAGGTCTTTAGGATTTTCGTTTGTAATTTCCCAACCTTCAGGAGGTGTGCCTGACCAAACGTCTTTATCTTTAATCTGCTCCAGTATACTTGCTTCGAGTTTCACGTCCTCAAAATCTTCCTCAAGAAGGACAACATCACGGCTCCAAATTTGTGGTGCTATAAGACAAAAGGTTATCATAAGAACCACGTATGTAATGATTCTTGTAGTGCTACTATTCACAATTAGGCTCCAAGGATTTTAACCCAATGATGATATTGTGGCGATGTATTTCATATCCTGCCACAAATATCGCTAACACGCAAACATCTCTGTTCTGCAATTTAAACCTTGCTGTGTATGAAAACAAGCCTCTAAAATGTCACAGCGTATCCATCGGTTCTCGGATCAGAACCACCGATGAGCGCGCCCGATTCAGGATGAACCATGATAGCTTGAGCACTCCCTGGACCACCCCAATCACCAACAATCTGGAGTTCATGTCCCCTTTGTCCTAATCCATCCTTGGTATCCGAGGAGAACCGGTTTTCTAACTGGAGGTCATTGGAACAGGTGTGTGGAATAGTGGATTCCATCGGGTTCTGCAAACTCCGCCAGCGCGGGGCAGAGACCGCTTCCTGTGGTGTCATTCCGAAGTCAAGCATGTG of the Candidatus Poribacteria bacterium genome contains:
- a CDS encoding NAD(P)-dependent oxidoreductase is translated as MKILVTGGTGRIGSNLVKKLLEKGHDIRSFVYPGDVNRVGRWDGTKRVETVLGDLREYEDVKKAVDGVDAIYHIAAAFGGPFDNRQYLEINGMGTLNILEGIREVNPNIHRLVYACTEAIYWELTEKGRLFNELITEDMVAKYHHMPYFLTKWIGEELCMTYHHQYGVPSTVFRFTTVIEPSEYLNEDGLPRQFVFSPIHNRYKNYTGDDSAELETADVVKSLWDGQEKFILKRNSDGRPYKEHFTDVRDIVQGLVLGIEKDAAVGEEFTLGGNGIFKHEEVIPYLCERYQMDSVDVKLPQALYFEFDLSKIKTLLDFEPQHDLASILDAAEAMRRGEDVGIIPTGVRWN
- a CDS encoding DUF1553 domain-containing protein; protein product: MKTYLGVSSLFLFVFTCLTLSCTKTSVAPIRQIPSSTKHLDRYINATLKRKGIQPSKRSDDAEFLRRVYLDLTGKIPTPDEVLDFLKDGSSNKRQRKIEQLLISDAYFDYWTELWINWLIGRRGDRDSHRVGLTLWVREELTNNIPYNRFVQELITADGELRNNGAVNYILRYRHSPPSLTSHASRLFLGLPMQCAECHDHKTEIWTQADYYGIAAFFTGIKSERKKYIDGIDMIGNKMKIRNYLITDKPEETIWVESLGTQVHPRFLDGTEYKGSLLKKRGALAQWMTDKSNPYFSQAIVNRIWKHFMGRAFVEPVDGFGEENQPTNPELLKWLANDFVIHGYDLQHLMRTILNSETYQRTSQTIESNKNDQLYYSHAYVKPLSAEQFFSSLLQATGFERLQQVRMEGMKKKNRKKRQDLLRQLERMKREHLKKFIFLLDNGEMEEIEAFNGTIPQALMMINGNMVNDSTNHEELGSFINYVLGKWREPMERMEYIYLNVLSRLPTAKEKTYFRRYLERNLYSDKDLAYEDLYWVLLNSVEFSLNH